Proteins encoded within one genomic window of [Enterobacter] lignolyticus SCF1:
- a CDS encoding YfaZ family outer membrane protein encodes MKKSVLLGLSGLMLVSAAANAISVSGQAGEHYTNLGVGFGTESTGLALSGNWTHSDNDGDVAGLGLGLNIPLGPFIATVGGKGVYTDPKNGDSGYAAAVGGGLQWKIGDSFRLFGEYYYSPDSLSSGIESYEEANAGGRWTIMRPISIEAGYRYLNLAGKDGNRDNTIADGPYVGVSASF; translated from the coding sequence ATGAAAAAAAGCGTATTGTTAGGTTTGTCCGGGCTGATGTTGGTATCCGCAGCGGCAAACGCGATTAGCGTCAGCGGCCAGGCAGGTGAGCATTACACCAACCTGGGCGTCGGTTTTGGAACGGAGAGCACGGGCCTTGCGCTCAGCGGTAACTGGACGCACAGCGATAACGACGGCGACGTCGCCGGTCTGGGTCTTGGCCTTAACATCCCGCTGGGACCGTTTATCGCCACCGTTGGCGGTAAAGGCGTTTACACCGATCCGAAAAACGGCGACAGCGGCTATGCGGCCGCGGTGGGCGGCGGTCTGCAGTGGAAAATCGGCGACAGCTTCCGCCTGTTCGGCGAGTACTACTACTCTCCGGATTCACTCTCCAGCGGTATCGAAAGCTATGAAGAAGCCAATGCCGGTGGTCGCTGGACCATCATGCGCCCGATCAGCATTGAGGCCGGTTATCGTTACCTGAACCTGGCGGGTAAAGACGGCAATCGTGATAACACCATTGCCGACGGCCCTTATGTCGGCGTTTCCGCCAGCTTCTGA
- a CDS encoding sensor histidine kinase, with protein MKWRKPQSLFAQLLLYLGLPLMLLWGLSSFSGYVSALQAATQAYDRTLLSSARTISERFEVREGRLQVNVPWVVLDSFELNMNDRLYYKVIDPTGAVISGYDDLPAMPPATSPTRLYPALAWFYHTQFRGEAIRVARLLQPINEGGISGMAEIYVAETLQSRRYLARQLLLSSLFTQGFLVLFTLVLAAWLLRRVLRPMRQLSGIMVRREPGVLTPIPELLPWSETRLLIVAFNRYIDRLRLLISRQERFSADASHQLKTPLAILKTQASVALTSPQPQAWRESLEAMSHTLDNTIQLTERLLQLSAVKRQEQGERQFSPVDLLDIVQQSCFSRLTQARSKHIDLGYEGEQASVPVAGDALLLSELCANLLDNALKYTPRRGTVTVSLRRERDAVLLEVEDSGPGIDDALINQALQPFQRLDNAGDVAGAGIGLALVNDIARLHRTHPQLMRSQSLGGLRVSVRFLVV; from the coding sequence ATGAAATGGCGTAAACCGCAGTCGCTGTTCGCCCAGCTGCTGCTCTATCTCGGGCTGCCGCTGATGCTGCTGTGGGGGCTGTCGTCCTTCAGCGGCTACGTCAGCGCGCTGCAGGCGGCGACGCAGGCCTACGATCGCACGCTGCTCTCTTCGGCGAGAACGATTTCCGAACGCTTTGAGGTGCGTGAGGGCAGGCTGCAGGTCAATGTGCCGTGGGTGGTGCTCGACAGCTTTGAGCTCAACATGAACGATCGCCTGTACTACAAGGTGATCGACCCGACGGGCGCGGTGATCTCCGGTTATGACGATTTGCCCGCGATGCCGCCCGCCACCTCGCCAACCAGACTCTATCCGGCGCTGGCATGGTTTTACCACACCCAGTTTCGCGGGGAGGCCATTCGCGTCGCGCGCCTGCTGCAGCCCATTAACGAGGGCGGTATTAGCGGCATGGCAGAAATTTACGTTGCGGAAACCCTGCAGTCGCGGCGCTATCTGGCGCGCCAGCTGCTGCTGTCTTCGCTGTTTACCCAGGGTTTTCTGGTGCTGTTTACCCTGGTGCTGGCGGCGTGGCTGCTGCGGCGGGTGCTGCGGCCCATGCGCCAGCTTTCCGGGATCATGGTACGCCGCGAGCCGGGCGTACTGACGCCGATCCCCGAACTGCTGCCGTGGTCGGAAACGCGGCTGCTGATCGTGGCCTTTAACCGCTACATTGACCGCCTGAGACTGCTGATTTCGCGCCAGGAGCGCTTTAGCGCCGACGCCTCGCACCAGCTTAAAACGCCGCTGGCGATCCTTAAAACGCAGGCGTCGGTGGCGCTGACGAGCCCTCAGCCGCAGGCCTGGCGAGAGAGCCTGGAGGCGATGAGCCACACCCTTGATAACACTATCCAACTGACGGAACGTCTGCTGCAGCTCTCCGCCGTGAAGCGCCAGGAACAAGGGGAGCGCCAGTTTTCGCCGGTCGATCTTCTCGATATCGTCCAGCAGAGCTGCTTCTCCCGCCTGACGCAGGCCAGAAGCAAACACATTGATCTGGGTTATGAAGGAGAGCAGGCGAGCGTACCGGTGGCGGGGGATGCCCTGTTGCTGAGCGAGCTGTGCGCGAATCTGCTCGACAACGCGCTGAAGTATACGCCGCGCCGTGGCACGGTGACGGTCAGCCTGCGGCGGGAGAGGGATGCCGTGCTGCTGGAGGTTGAGGACAGCGGGCCAGGCATTGATGACGCGCTGATAAATCAGGCGCTACAGCCTTTTCAGCGGCTCGACAATGCGGGCGATGTCGCGGGCGCGGGCATTGGCCTTGCGCTGGTTAATGACATTGCGCGTCTGCACCGTACCCATCCGCAGCTGATGCGTAGCCAGAGTCTGGGCGGCTTACGGGTCAGCGTCCGGTTTCTGGTTGTGTAA